The proteins below come from a single Chryseobacterium nepalense genomic window:
- the dnaA gene encoding chromosomal replication initiator protein DnaA, translating to MDENLMLTWQKCLQFMRDNLNAAEDNSDLKKLEKSFDLLFDKVQPISLVDNNLTLMVPSDFYKEYIEDNYLSLLSAALKKNIGKGVKLWYSVMENKPSGLEKPVTMNMKGKTVPTPKVQETMPQGFSSNIVNPFVVPGIKKVNIDSNLKSDFSFDNYVEGESNKFAATVARSIAKRPGATAFNPLFLYGGYGVGKTHLGQAVGLEVKSQFPDKVVLYLSSEKFIQQFISAAKAHKQTEFANFYQMVDVLIIDDIQFLSGKSATQDSFFHIFDYLHQNGKQIILTSDKAPADIMDIQDRIVSRFKWGLSAEIKSPDYSTRKQIIVDKLSRDGIVLTEDMLDFLASEAKTNVRELIGVINSVIAYSTIYKSDLSLELLKDTINKIAANQKKIINIPYIQEVVCDYFGIKREQLLSKTRKREIALPRQLAMYFAKELTNATFTKIGEEMGGKDHSTVMYACETIKDVSKIDKEVKKYVKELSERIKQ from the coding sequence ATGGATGAAAATTTAATGTTGACATGGCAGAAGTGCCTTCAGTTCATGCGCGATAATCTAAACGCTGCTGAAGATAATTCTGATCTTAAAAAACTTGAAAAATCTTTCGATTTACTGTTTGATAAAGTGCAGCCAATTTCTTTGGTTGACAACAATCTTACATTAATGGTCCCGAGTGATTTTTACAAGGAATATATTGAGGATAATTACCTGTCCTTGCTTTCTGCTGCCCTGAAGAAAAATATAGGAAAAGGTGTAAAATTATGGTATTCGGTAATGGAAAATAAGCCTTCAGGTTTAGAAAAACCGGTTACCATGAATATGAAAGGAAAAACCGTTCCTACCCCTAAAGTTCAGGAAACAATGCCTCAGGGATTTTCATCAAATATCGTCAATCCTTTTGTAGTGCCGGGAATCAAAAAAGTAAATATTGATTCCAACTTAAAATCGGATTTCTCTTTTGATAATTATGTAGAAGGAGAAAGCAATAAATTTGCAGCAACTGTAGCAAGATCTATTGCAAAGAGACCGGGAGCAACAGCTTTCAACCCTTTATTTTTATATGGTGGTTATGGAGTTGGAAAAACCCATCTCGGCCAGGCGGTAGGGCTTGAAGTAAAAAGCCAGTTTCCGGATAAAGTAGTTTTATATCTGTCTTCCGAAAAATTCATTCAGCAGTTTATTTCGGCTGCAAAAGCTCATAAGCAAACGGAATTTGCCAATTTTTACCAGATGGTGGATGTTTTGATTATTGATGATATTCAGTTCCTTTCCGGTAAATCTGCAACGCAGGATAGTTTCTTCCATATTTTCGATTATCTTCATCAGAACGGAAAACAGATTATCCTTACATCTGATAAAGCTCCGGCGGATATTATGGATATTCAGGACAGAATTGTTTCCCGTTTTAAATGGGGACTTTCCGCAGAAATAAAATCCCCGGATTACAGCACCCGTAAACAGATTATCGTTGATAAGTTAAGCAGAGACGGTATCGTCCTTACTGAAGATATGCTCGATTTCTTAGCTTCAGAAGCCAAAACAAACGTAAGAGAGCTTATTGGAGTGATCAATTCTGTAATTGCATATTCTACCATTTATAAGTCAGATTTAAGTCTTGAATTGTTAAAGGATACCATCAATAAGATTGCAGCCAACCAGAAGAAAATCATCAATATTCCGTATATCCAGGAAGTGGTTTGCGATTACTTCGGAATCAAAAGAGAGCAGCTTTTATCCAAGACAAGAAAAAGAGAAATTGCACTGCCAAGACAGCTGGCCATGTATTTTGCGAAAGAGCTTACAAACGCAACCTTTACTAAAATCGGTGAAGAAATGGGTGGAAAAGACCATTCTACGGTAATGTATGCCTGCGAAACGATTAAAGATGTTTCTAAAATTGATAAAGAGGTTAAAAAATAC